The window GCTTTAGCATCGCGCTGCCAATCAGTCGGATCATCCAAATCATGCCGCCGCCGGCCGCCACTCCCACTAGCGCCGTCATCAAACCATGCCACGGTTCTCCTCCCTTCAGCCATGCCGAAATCAGCAGCAATGTTCCCGCCACTGCCAGCGGCATCACCCACATCCATTCGCTCCGGGCGGCAATCCTCCGCCACATCACGCGCCAGGCTTTGCTAACGCCCATTCCCCATCGCCACCGCCGCGGCAGCAGAGCAAAGCACCACGCCCAATAAATCGCCAGGGCAATAGCTACTGCCGCGCCGCTTCGCAAAAATGCTTCCGTGCCTTCGGTGTTGGTAAAGGGATAATCAAACCGCAGCGGGCTCACCAAATTGTCCGGCCGTGGAACATTCGGATCAATTTGCAACGACGGCAACGCCGGCGACGTGCAAAACACAGACAATAATAGCGCAACGACGGTGCCCGGCACGCACACGGCGTCGGGAATGGTTTGCTCGTCGATGTCGATGAACGTGGCCACGGCCATGAATGCTAATAGCACCACGTGAATGCAAAATTGCGCGTGCAGCGGTCCAACGAAGCGTGCTTCCACCGGTTGCCGCCCCGGCCAAAACTCGGTCATGTTCAGCGCATAATTGTTAATTTCCAACAGGTATAGCGTGGCCACGCCTAGCGCAAAACACAGCTCGATGAGCATGGGCCGTACCCAAAAGCCCTGCCCGTGAATGACCGCCTCGCGCCGCAAGCTCCACCAACCGAGAATCGGAATTCGATCCAGCAAA is drawn from Pirellulales bacterium and contains these coding sequences:
- a CDS encoding A24 family peptidase, producing the protein MSQFLLLPLSLRWLLLFIGGACLGALVNLGIYRLAYGKRRISPWCLTKRKIPRRSLLDRIPILGWWSLRREAVIHGQGFWVRPMLIELCFALGVATLYLLEINNYALNMTEFWPGRQPVEARFVGPLHAQFCIHVVLLAFMAVATFIDIDEQTIPDAVCVPGTVVALLLSVFCTSPALPSLQIDPNVPRPDNLVSPLRFDYPFTNTEGTEAFLRSGAAVAIALAIYWAWCFALLPRRWRWGMGVSKAWRVMWRRIAARSEWMWVMPLAVAGTLLLISAWLKGGEPWHGLMTALVGVAAGGGMIWMIRLIGSAMLKQEAMGFGDVTLMAMIGAFFGWQPVIIVFFLAPFVGVVFGGIQWLLFRQNVLPYGPFLCLAAFVTFLFWAPLWDYCSQMFEIPWLVPAAIVVCLPLLAAMLYGWRFLREKAFR